A single window of Intrasporangium calvum DSM 43043 DNA harbors:
- the rpmG gene encoding 50S ribosomal protein L33 translates to MASKSTDVRPKITMACADCKHRNYITKKNRRNNPDRLAFNKFCPNCGKHTEHRETR, encoded by the coding sequence GTGGCCAGCAAGAGCACGGACGTCCGTCCCAAGATCACCATGGCGTGTGCCGACTGCAAGCACCGCAACTACATCACGAAGAAGAACCGTCGCAACAACCCCGACCGGCTCGCCTTCAACAAGTTCTGCCCCAACTGCGGCAAGCACACGGAGCACCGCGAGACGCGCTGA
- a CDS encoding AI-2E family transporter yields the protein MSDDPGTEPGTESSDLAEEVEIRAPRIPDDATDVQIHLNRYSIWRAAWVVVAVIALAALARFVLADAGGVIFTLILAFLASIAMEPAVARLSQSMQRGLATAIVMFGSLLALAAFIFVFGRLLSDQIGTFAESVPALVEDLTKWASERFGIDLDYQKLLDRLGVGTSTLTTVAQNLAGGVLGFLLSVVAAAFSTLTFAFFAFYFSADGPRLRRWIGQLVPQRQQEVFGLAWDLAVRKTGGYVSARVVLAAINGGLTAAFMLVIGMPYWLALGIWTGVVAQFVPTVGTYIAIALPVVIGLIGDQPWQGLAVLAFAVVYQQIENVTLEPRISASAVNVHPAVSFGAVLFGASLFGIGGAFVAVPVAALLLALFDIYSHKYELVPDLAELKPGERETEDSSGDEDLVAKHHRLRGLMGRRSD from the coding sequence ATGAGCGACGACCCGGGGACCGAGCCCGGCACTGAGTCCAGCGACCTCGCGGAGGAGGTGGAGATCCGCGCGCCCCGGATCCCCGACGACGCGACCGACGTGCAGATCCACCTCAACCGCTACAGCATCTGGCGGGCGGCTTGGGTCGTCGTTGCCGTCATCGCACTCGCGGCCCTGGCCCGGTTCGTCCTGGCCGATGCGGGCGGGGTCATCTTCACGCTCATCCTCGCCTTCCTCGCCTCGATCGCGATGGAGCCTGCCGTCGCCAGGCTGAGCCAGTCGATGCAGCGGGGCCTGGCGACCGCGATCGTCATGTTCGGCAGCCTCCTTGCCCTGGCAGCCTTCATCTTCGTGTTCGGCCGCCTGCTGTCCGACCAGATCGGCACCTTCGCCGAGTCGGTCCCCGCGCTCGTCGAGGACCTGACGAAGTGGGCGTCCGAGCGCTTCGGCATCGACCTCGACTACCAGAAGCTGCTGGACCGGCTCGGAGTGGGCACCTCGACGCTGACCACCGTGGCCCAGAACCTCGCCGGTGGCGTCCTCGGCTTCCTCCTCTCCGTCGTTGCGGCGGCCTTCAGCACGCTGACGTTCGCCTTCTTCGCCTTCTACTTCTCGGCGGACGGGCCTCGTCTGCGCCGGTGGATCGGACAGCTCGTGCCGCAGCGGCAGCAGGAGGTCTTCGGACTCGCCTGGGACCTGGCGGTGCGCAAGACCGGTGGCTACGTCTCCGCGCGGGTGGTTCTCGCCGCGATCAACGGCGGCCTGACCGCGGCCTTCATGCTCGTCATCGGGATGCCCTACTGGCTCGCCCTCGGCATCTGGACCGGCGTCGTCGCGCAGTTCGTGCCGACGGTCGGCACCTACATCGCCATCGCCCTGCCGGTGGTCATCGGCCTCATCGGCGACCAGCCGTGGCAGGGACTCGCTGTGCTCGCGTTCGCGGTGGTGTACCAGCAGATCGAGAACGTCACCCTGGAGCCGCGGATCTCCGCCTCGGCGGTCAATGTCCATCCGGCGGTGTCGTTCGGGGCGGTCCTCTTCGGCGCGTCGCTCTTCGGGATCGGGGGCGCGTTCGTGGCGGTTCCCGTGGCCGCGCTGCTCCTCGCGCTCTTCGACATCTACTCACACAAGTACGAGCTGGTGCCTGACCTGGCGGAGCTGAAGCCCGGCGAGCGGGAGACCGAGGACAGCTCCGGCGACGAGGACCTCGTGGCGAAGCACCACCGCCTCCGCGGGTTGATGGGGCGGCGCTCGGACTGA
- a CDS encoding GNAT family N-acetyltransferase, whose product MTLDRTALLAAYDDQLRTDAELAGALSVARHGPLVLGTYHGGRGFVTYRDLAGADRAGVEGLVSAGLAHFSAKPEIRLVEWKTRSHDHAPGLTEVLVAAGFEPEEPESIMIGEARRLLADVPLPAGVTLRRITEPPDVRAMTSMVAAVFGETHADAERVADSLLLRLTRDDGMELWVAEADGAIVCAGRLEPVAGTAFAGIWGGATRPDWRGRGIYRALTSERARSAVALGKVFVNSDSTEFSRPILERAGLVKVSTTTPYVWRPCGAVDASATSPREPRDHGSDTM is encoded by the coding sequence ATGACCCTCGACCGCACCGCCCTGCTCGCCGCCTACGACGACCAGCTGCGCACGGACGCGGAGCTGGCCGGCGCACTGTCCGTCGCGCGTCACGGACCGCTGGTGCTCGGCACCTACCACGGCGGGCGTGGGTTCGTCACCTACCGGGACCTGGCGGGAGCCGACCGCGCCGGGGTTGAAGGCCTGGTTTCGGCCGGCCTGGCGCACTTCTCGGCGAAGCCGGAGATCCGGCTCGTCGAATGGAAGACACGCTCGCACGACCACGCACCCGGCTTGACGGAGGTGCTGGTCGCGGCCGGGTTCGAGCCGGAGGAGCCGGAGTCGATCATGATCGGGGAAGCCCGTCGGCTCCTCGCAGACGTGCCGCTGCCTGCGGGAGTCACCCTGCGGCGGATCACCGAGCCGCCGGACGTGCGGGCGATGACGTCGATGGTGGCCGCGGTCTTCGGCGAAACCCACGCCGACGCCGAACGGGTGGCCGACTCACTCCTGCTCCGTCTGACCCGAGACGACGGCATGGAGCTGTGGGTGGCCGAGGCCGACGGGGCGATCGTCTGCGCCGGCCGTCTCGAACCGGTCGCCGGCACGGCGTTCGCGGGGATCTGGGGTGGCGCGACGCGCCCGGACTGGCGCGGACGAGGGATCTACCGGGCCCTGACCTCCGAGCGGGCCAGGTCGGCCGTGGCACTCGGCAAGGTCTTCGTCAACAGCGACTCGACGGAGTTCTCCCGGCCCATCCTCGAGCGAGCCGGACTGGTGAAGGTCTCGACGACCACGCCCTACGTGTGGCGCCCGTGTGGCGCCGTTGACGCATCAGCCACGTCGCCCCGCGAGCCGCGCGACCACGGGAGCGACACAATGTGA
- a CDS encoding MBL fold metallo-hydrolase, with protein MIWICATCGVETADSAAPPGTCAICEDERQWVPPEGQQWTTLSTLRGQGTRIVVTKVEPQLWGLTAEPTVGIGQQTMLVRTPEGSLLFDCVGFVDDASVEFVLGLGPVLAVAASHPHMYGVQTEWATALGAPVILADRDREWVRRPDLVEFFDDAREVGPGLTLHRVGGHFAGQTVVEWPAGNGGRGVLLAGDAIFPNPDGRTVSFMRSYPNRLPLSGTVVQRIAAQVSLLHFDRLYNNFGAVVASDAKAVIRYSADRHTAWVRGDYDHLT; from the coding sequence GTGATCTGGATCTGTGCGACCTGTGGCGTCGAGACGGCAGACAGTGCGGCACCGCCCGGCACGTGCGCCATCTGCGAGGACGAGAGACAGTGGGTGCCGCCGGAGGGACAGCAGTGGACCACGTTGAGCACCTTGCGCGGCCAGGGGACCCGCATCGTCGTCACGAAGGTCGAGCCCCAGCTCTGGGGCCTGACGGCCGAGCCGACGGTGGGGATCGGGCAGCAGACGATGCTCGTCCGGACACCCGAGGGTTCGCTGCTCTTCGACTGTGTCGGTTTCGTGGACGATGCCTCGGTCGAGTTCGTCCTCGGCCTCGGCCCGGTGCTCGCCGTCGCAGCGAGCCACCCGCACATGTACGGCGTCCAGACCGAGTGGGCCACGGCCCTCGGGGCTCCGGTCATCCTCGCGGACCGGGACCGCGAGTGGGTCCGACGCCCCGACCTGGTGGAGTTCTTCGACGACGCCCGCGAGGTGGGCCCGGGGCTGACTCTCCACCGGGTCGGCGGCCACTTCGCCGGGCAGACGGTCGTCGAGTGGCCCGCCGGCAACGGGGGCCGGGGTGTCCTGCTCGCCGGGGACGCGATCTTCCCCAACCCGGACGGCCGGACGGTCAGCTTCATGCGCAGCTACCCCAACCGTCTGCCGTTGTCCGGCACTGTGGTGCAGCGCATCGCTGCGCAGGTGTCGCTGCTGCACTTCGATCGGCTGTACAACAACTTCGGGGCCGTCGTCGCCAGCGATGCGAAGGCGGTGATCCGGTACTCGGCGGACCGCCACACCGCGTGGGTGCGCGGCGACTACGACCACCTCACCTGA
- a CDS encoding MMPL family transporter, whose amino-acid sequence MSLTRTSSSSTPPPAPVAPRAAASAPTGGWTGLISRLTSRRGAWATLLIALVVAAGIIGGLRTEPPVGGGAAGALPASAEAREVADLQTHFASGDQAPALVLWTRADGGPLTPADVSALRAQAPTISASVGAPRLPPTVAEDGRAALLPVPVDVDRTNGQIAVTIAALRQAAAGPPAGLEVHVTGGPALGADVASAFDGADLTLLLVTIAAVVLLLLLTYRSPTLWLVPLTVVALADQVAAVLAAQAGEIWDLRFDAGIISVLVVGAGTNYALLLISRYREELRHQVDHRVALRRAWCSTAGAVVASNVTVVLSLLALLLAALPSTAGLGVAAAIGLLVALAFGLVVLPAALAVTGRGVFWPFVPQPGAPAPGPSLWGRVAGRSMRRPVLTTLVVLGLLAVLASSLFGTRVGLAPTEKFRVATESQVGAERLALHFPSGESAPLVVIADEAAIDRVAGVAGQVDGVVSVHPAGASGGLARLTVTAEAAPGTTEGERTVRALRAAVHSVAGAEAKVGGEAADLLDTREFADRDLRVVVPVILGIVLLVLVALLGAVVGPLVLLTVNALSALAAIGLGSWVGSAALGFAGLDVNVPLLAFMFLVALGVDYTIFLVHRAREEAIEVGTVEGMRRAVGATGTVITSAGVVLAAVFAALGVLPLMVLAQMGLIVGLGVLVDTFVVRTLLVPALFALLGDRMWWPRRP is encoded by the coding sequence ATGAGCCTGACACGCACCTCCTCGTCCAGCACTCCTCCACCCGCTCCAGTCGCCCCCCGCGCCGCCGCCAGCGCCCCAACCGGCGGCTGGACCGGCCTGATCTCCCGCCTCACCTCCCGACGTGGGGCCTGGGCGACGCTCCTCATTGCGCTGGTCGTGGCGGCCGGGATCATCGGCGGGCTGCGCACCGAGCCGCCCGTCGGAGGCGGCGCCGCCGGCGCCCTCCCGGCGAGCGCCGAGGCCCGCGAGGTCGCGGACCTGCAGACCCACTTCGCCAGTGGCGACCAGGCGCCCGCCCTGGTGCTGTGGACTCGCGCGGACGGTGGCCCGCTGACGCCGGCGGACGTGTCGGCGCTCCGTGCCCAGGCGCCGACGATCAGCGCGTCGGTTGGTGCGCCGCGTCTGCCGCCGACCGTCGCGGAGGACGGTCGTGCCGCTCTGCTCCCGGTCCCCGTCGACGTCGACCGCACGAACGGCCAGATCGCCGTGACCATCGCCGCGCTGCGACAGGCGGCGGCCGGGCCACCCGCGGGCCTGGAGGTGCATGTCACCGGTGGCCCCGCCCTGGGCGCGGACGTGGCGTCCGCGTTCGACGGTGCGGACCTCACGTTGCTCCTCGTGACGATCGCCGCCGTGGTGCTCCTCCTGCTTCTCACCTACCGGTCCCCGACGCTCTGGCTCGTGCCGCTCACCGTCGTGGCCCTGGCCGACCAGGTCGCGGCGGTCCTCGCGGCTCAGGCCGGTGAGATCTGGGACCTGAGGTTCGATGCCGGGATCATCAGCGTCCTCGTCGTCGGCGCCGGCACGAACTACGCCCTGCTCCTCATCTCGCGCTACCGCGAGGAGTTGCGGCACCAGGTCGACCATCGGGTGGCCCTGCGCAGGGCCTGGTGCTCGACGGCCGGCGCCGTCGTCGCGAGCAACGTCACGGTCGTCCTCAGCCTCCTCGCACTGCTGCTCGCCGCACTGCCCTCGACCGCCGGGCTGGGAGTGGCCGCTGCGATCGGCCTGCTCGTGGCGCTCGCCTTCGGCCTCGTCGTGCTGCCCGCGGCGCTCGCCGTCACGGGCCGGGGAGTGTTCTGGCCGTTCGTCCCGCAGCCCGGCGCGCCGGCGCCGGGGCCGTCGCTCTGGGGTCGGGTGGCCGGACGGTCGATGCGCAGACCGGTGCTCACGACCCTGGTCGTCCTCGGGCTCCTCGCCGTCCTGGCGTCCTCGTTGTTCGGCACCAGGGTCGGCCTGGCCCCCACGGAGAAGTTCCGCGTCGCCACGGAGTCACAGGTCGGCGCCGAGCGCCTCGCCCTCCACTTCCCGTCCGGCGAGTCGGCGCCGCTCGTCGTCATCGCCGACGAGGCCGCCATCGACCGGGTGGCCGGGGTCGCCGGGCAGGTGGACGGGGTCGTGTCGGTGCACCCGGCCGGAGCCTCAGGGGGTCTCGCTCGGCTGACGGTCACGGCGGAGGCCGCACCGGGGACGACCGAGGGGGAGCGGACCGTGCGTGCGCTGCGGGCAGCGGTGCACTCGGTGGCAGGTGCCGAGGCGAAGGTCGGCGGCGAGGCCGCTGACCTGCTCGACACCCGCGAGTTCGCCGACCGCGACCTCCGGGTCGTCGTGCCGGTGATTCTCGGCATCGTCCTGCTCGTGCTCGTCGCCCTCCTCGGTGCGGTGGTCGGGCCACTGGTCCTGCTCACGGTGAACGCGCTCTCCGCCCTCGCGGCGATCGGTCTCGGCTCGTGGGTGGGCAGCGCCGCGCTCGGGTTCGCCGGGCTGGACGTCAACGTGCCGCTGCTCGCCTTCATGTTCCTGGTGGCGCTCGGTGTCGACTACACGATCTTCCTCGTCCACCGGGCGAGGGAGGAGGCCATCGAGGTCGGGACGGTCGAGGGGATGCGCCGGGCGGTGGGCGCCACGGGGACCGTGATCACGAGCGCCGGAGTGGTCCTCGCTGCAGTCTTCGCCGCACTGGGCGTGCTGCCTCTCATGGTGCTGGCCCAGATGGGCCTCATCGTCGGGCTCGGCGTCCTCGTCGACACCTTCGTCGTCCGGACCCTGCTCGTGCCCGCGCTGTTCGCGCTCCTCGGCGACCGGATGTGGTGGCCGCGACGCCCCTGA
- a CDS encoding cell wall-binding repeat-containing protein: protein MAARRATSATVVGVLAVAGLGLAASSSAAETSVEKVRASDISAWDAAGTDPVPTGWFAQADDQIGDGAYALVESSEGGDGDGNLRLTTPAGTDKATLKKLAPAGTALADVASGSYQVKTTTGAAPAYQIVIDCNGGTFADSGFSTLNHIPTQAPADGWKTWDTVSGGAATYWSTWNILDDGTTSGATVPEGKTVAIPRFEPRPLSAFQTACADGLAVTYGVSVGRDEAHVADVDHVAFNGSETNFQVVTVERFAGSDRVATAVEASQGLFPDKGDPDAAHAAVVATAKDFADGLAGGPLAVAADGPLLLTNASFLDGRVATELQRLLAAGSPVYVLGGTNALSDEVEAGIAALGFEPIRLAGATRFSTAVEIANEIGTPDAIFLTSGTNFPDALSASPAAVRAGGVLLLTRDTAMTAETLAYLSEHSSATRFAIGGPAAQAAGALVSSANRIVGVNRFDTAVRTAQRFFTGSAVVTFASGRAFPDALGGGAFAGFVDAPMLLVEPSSVPAVLAAYLDGQRLSIDGAALFGGTAAVSTSVENALTAALN, encoded by the coding sequence ATGGCCGCGCGTCGAGCGACCTCAGCGACCGTCGTCGGCGTCCTGGCCGTCGCCGGCCTCGGCCTGGCCGCGTCGTCGAGCGCCGCGGAGACGTCCGTCGAGAAGGTCCGGGCGAGTGACATCAGCGCCTGGGACGCGGCGGGCACCGATCCCGTGCCGACCGGCTGGTTCGCACAGGCCGACGACCAGATCGGCGACGGAGCATACGCGCTCGTGGAGTCCTCGGAGGGCGGCGACGGCGACGGCAACCTGCGCCTGACGACCCCGGCGGGCACCGACAAGGCCACCCTCAAGAAGCTGGCTCCCGCCGGGACCGCGCTCGCCGACGTGGCGTCCGGCAGCTACCAGGTCAAGACCACGACCGGGGCTGCACCGGCGTACCAGATCGTCATCGACTGCAACGGCGGGACCTTCGCCGACAGCGGCTTCTCGACCCTCAACCACATCCCGACGCAGGCACCGGCCGACGGCTGGAAGACCTGGGACACCGTCTCCGGCGGCGCCGCGACGTACTGGTCGACCTGGAACATCCTCGACGACGGCACGACCAGCGGCGCGACGGTGCCGGAGGGGAAGACCGTCGCCATCCCGCGCTTCGAGCCCAGGCCGCTGTCGGCCTTCCAGACAGCCTGCGCGGACGGTCTGGCCGTGACGTACGGCGTGAGCGTCGGCCGCGACGAGGCACACGTCGCCGACGTCGACCACGTCGCCTTCAACGGCTCGGAGACCAACTTCCAGGTCGTCACGGTGGAGCGCTTCGCTGGTTCGGACCGGGTCGCCACGGCAGTCGAGGCCTCGCAGGGACTCTTCCCCGACAAGGGTGACCCGGACGCCGCGCACGCCGCGGTCGTGGCCACGGCCAAGGACTTCGCCGACGGGCTCGCCGGCGGGCCACTCGCCGTCGCCGCCGACGGACCGCTGCTGCTCACCAACGCGTCCTTCCTCGACGGCCGGGTCGCCACGGAGCTGCAGCGCCTCCTGGCGGCTGGGTCGCCGGTCTACGTCCTGGGCGGGACCAACGCGCTCAGCGACGAGGTCGAGGCCGGCATCGCCGCTCTGGGGTTCGAGCCGATCCGTCTCGCCGGCGCCACGCGGTTCTCCACCGCCGTGGAGATCGCCAACGAGATCGGCACCCCGGACGCCATCTTCCTCACCTCCGGCACGAACTTCCCCGATGCCCTGAGCGCCAGCCCAGCGGCAGTCCGGGCCGGCGGCGTCCTCCTCCTCACCAGGGACACTGCGATGACGGCCGAGACGCTGGCCTACCTGTCCGAGCACTCGTCGGCAACGCGCTTCGCCATCGGCGGGCCCGCCGCCCAGGCAGCGGGTGCCCTGGTCAGCTCGGCGAACCGCATCGTCGGTGTCAACCGCTTCGACACTGCGGTGCGGACCGCGCAGCGCTTCTTCACGGGCAGCGCGGTCGTCACCTTCGCCTCGGGTCGCGCCTTCCCGGACGCCTTGGGGGGCGGGGCCTTCGCCGGCTTCGTCGACGCGCCGATGCTCCTGGTCGAGCCGAGCTCGGTGCCTGCGGTCCTCGCCGCCTACCTTGACGGGCAGCGCCTCTCGATCGACGGTGCGGCGCTCTTCGGAGGAACCGCAGCCGTGTCCACCTCCGTCGAGAACGCCCTGACGGCAGCGTTGAACTGA
- a CDS encoding helical backbone metal receptor: MVSSRTVLDDLGYAAELASSLRRLVSLVPSITEAVAVSAPDLLVGATDWCTHPSDLDVPRVRGTKNPDLTAIRALQPDLVLANKEENREIDVRRLRESGVPVYVTDIVTIPGALDSLERLFAGVLRTGVPDWLRAAREEWSGPVPEPRLDVAIAIWRDPWMVVGSNTYTGDLVARLGWRNVFDGGGDRYPHVELAELDRSEIDIVLLPDEPYVFTSDDGPEAFTRTATALCSGRLLTWYGPAMVGARAALTDQVAAGR, encoded by the coding sequence ATGGTGAGCTCTCGTACCGTCCTCGACGACCTGGGGTATGCCGCTGAGCTGGCTTCCAGCCTGAGGCGCCTCGTCTCGCTCGTCCCCTCCATCACCGAGGCGGTCGCGGTCTCTGCGCCGGACCTGCTCGTGGGGGCGACGGACTGGTGCACGCATCCCTCGGACCTCGACGTGCCGCGGGTCCGCGGGACGAAGAACCCGGACCTCACGGCGATCCGGGCGCTCCAGCCCGACCTCGTTCTCGCCAACAAGGAGGAGAACCGCGAGATCGACGTCCGCCGCCTCCGGGAGAGCGGCGTCCCGGTCTACGTCACGGACATCGTGACGATCCCAGGTGCCCTCGACTCGCTCGAGCGGCTGTTCGCCGGCGTGCTGCGGACGGGAGTCCCCGACTGGCTGCGCGCGGCCCGGGAGGAGTGGTCCGGCCCCGTGCCCGAGCCCCGGCTCGACGTGGCGATCGCGATCTGGCGCGACCCGTGGATGGTGGTCGGCAGCAACACCTACACCGGGGACCTCGTCGCCCGGCTCGGCTGGCGGAACGTCTTCGACGGAGGCGGCGACCGGTACCCGCACGTCGAGCTGGCCGAACTCGACCGGTCGGAGATCGACATCGTGCTCCTGCCCGATGAGCCCTACGTCTTCACGTCCGATGACGGGCCCGAGGCCTTCACCCGGACCGCGACCGCCCTGTGCAGCGGGCGGCTCCTCACCTGGTACGGACCGGCGATGGTCGGCGCGAGGGCCGCGTTGACGGACCAGGTGGCCGCTGGCCGCTGA